TTCCATGACCGGGGCATCATGAATTTGTTCCTGGAAAAACTGGAACTGGAAAATGACATGGCCAAGGCCTTGGACGACGGGGAGTTCACCCTGGTCTTTCAGCCCCAATTCCGAACCGACACCGCGTCCGTGGCCGGCTACGAAGCCCTGCTGCGCTGGACCCGGCCGGATGGGACCAACGTGCCGCCGTCCGTGTTTATCCCCATCGCCGAGGAAAACGGCCACATCGTCCGCCTGGGAACCTGGGTCCTGGAACAGGCCTGCACCCTGTTCCAAGATCTGCGCCGGGCCGGACACACGTCCGTGAAGCTGGCGGTCAATGTTTCGACCATCCAGTTCGTGCAGGAAAATTTCCCCGACCTGGTCCGCCAGGTCTTGGACGCGACCGGCTTCCCCGCAACCCATCTGGAATTGGAAGTCACGGAAAGCGCGGTCATGCACGATATCGAAATTGTCGCCACCCGCCTGAACCAGCTCCGCTCCATGGGCATCTCCATGGCCATCGACGATTTTGGCACGGGCTATTCCTCGATTTCCTACCTGAAAAGCCTGCCCCTGGATTGCCTAAAAATCGACCGCAGCTTTGTCATGGGCATCGGGCCCGATCAGGCCGAACACCAAAAGTCAGCGGCCCTGATGGACGCGCTGATCAACCTGGCCGGCAAGCTCGGCCTGTCCATCGTGGCCGAGGGGGTCGAGGACAAATTCCAGCTCGACTTCCTGCGTCAAAAAGGCTGCACCTATGTGCAGGGCTTTTTCACGGGCCGGCCGACACCCTTCGCGCAACTCCGGCCGGACGAGCCGGGATTCGACATCAACGACTGAGCCTTGGCCGTCCACGCCAGGGCCGGAACCAGCGACCAGCGCGGTTCTCCCGCCGTCACATTCCAGCCCGGATTGACTTCGCTTCCGGGCCGGCGCACAAGCAGGCGGACACTTCGACCATCCAGGCATCATGGCGCGCACTCCCTCACCCCGATCATCCTCTCCGCGACGCGTCGCGCGCCGCTCCTTGGCCACGCGCGCCGTGACTTGGTCCCGCCGCGCGGCCCGAATGGCCGCGTATGTGGTGCTGGCCACGGCGATACTGATCCTGGCCCTGCGCTGGGCCCCACCCCCAACCAGCATGTTCATGCTGATCCGCCACGCGGAGCGACTCCTGGCCACCAAGCCCGGCCCCCCGATTCTCTACACCTGGACCGCAAGGACGGACATCCCGACGCACGTGGCCCTGGCCGTGGTCGCGGCCGAAGACCAAAATTTTCCCCGCCATTTCGGTTTCGATCTGACCGCCATCGCCAGGGCCGTGAAGTACAACGAAACCCACGATCGCATGCGGGGGGCCAGCACCATCACCCAGCAAACCGTCAAGAACCTCTTCCTGTGGCCCGGCCGGAGCCTGGTCCGCAAGGGATTCGAAGCGGTCCTGACCCTGGCCGTCGAGGTCGTCTGGCCCAAGGCACGGATTCTGGAAATCTATCTCAATGTCGCGGAATTCGGAGACGGAACCTATGGCGTGGGCGCGGCGGCCAAGCGGTATTTTGGCAAAACGCCACAAAAACTGAGTCGACGCGAGGCGGCCGTCCTGGCCTCGGTCCTGCCCAGCCCCAGACGTCTGCACGCAAAACAGCCGTCATCCTATGTGAACAGCCGGGCCAAATGGGTCCAAACCCAAATGCGCCAACTGGGCCAAAAACACATCACCTGGCCCTAAGGAATCCATCTATGAACACAGGTATTCTTGCCGCCATCGGCGCCTACGCCAGCTGGGGACTGCTGCCCGTTTACTGGAAACTGCTGGCGCACGTCCCCACGCTGCAACTTCTTGGACACCGCATTGTCTGGTCCTTTGTCGTGCTGGCGCTCTTCCTGGCCGTGAAAAAAAGGCTCCGGGCCCTGCGCCACAGCCTGTCCCCAGCCGTTTGGAGAATCTACATCGCGGCCAGTCTGCTTATCGGCGTGAATTGGTGCGTCTATGTCTGGAGCGTCAACGCCGGCTACATTGTCGAAACCAGCCTCGGCTACTTCATCAATCCGCTGCTGTCCGTGCTTCTGGGGATGGTGTTTCTCCGCGAACGACTGCGGCGACTGCAATGGATACCGCTGATGCTGGCCGCGTCGGGCGTGCTCTATCTCACCTGGTCCCATGGGAAGCCGCCATGGATCGCGCTGTGCCTGGCCGTGACCTTCAGCCTGTACGGTCTGGTCAAGAAAAAAGCGCCACTGGGCGCTTTTGAAGGGTTAACCCTGGAAACCGGGCTTTTATTGCCGCCGGCCCTGACGTGGCTGGGGCTGTGCGCCGCGCGTGGCACGGGTTCTTTTACGCAGGCGGGACTGGAAAGCGATCTGCTCCTCGTGGGCGCGGGACTGGTCACCACCGGCCCCCTGGTCCTGTTCGCCTCGGCGGCCCAGCGCATCCCGCTGAACATGATCGGCATTCTGCAATACATCGCGCCAAGCATCCAATTTCTGATCGGTGTCCTGGTCTACGGCGAAGCGTTCACGCACACCCAGATGATTGGTTTTGGCGCGGTCTGGACCGCCATTGTCCTGTTTTTACTGGAACGTTGGTGGGCCGGCCGAAATTCGAGACTGGTGGTCTGATCACCCCAGAATTTCGGTCACGGCCCGGATGACATCCCCGACGTCCTCGTCCGACAGCTTCGCGGACAAAGGCAGGCTGACGGTTTGCCGGCCAATATCGCGGGCACGCGGGTATTCGTCCGGGTTCCACCCAAACCGGGTCTGATAGAAGGGATGCTCGGGCAGGGACAGATAATGGACACCCACCCCGATCTTTTGGGCCGTCATGGCGGTCAGAAAGGCGTCGCGGCTCACGCCGGCCCGCTGTTCATCGACCAGGATATTAAACAAATGAAAGGCGTGACGGGTGTCCGGCTCAACCGGAGCGGGCAGGGTCAGGGGCAAACCGGCCAGAGCCGTCATGTACCGATCCCAAATTTCCCGCCGCCGTCGCCAGTGGCGCTCCACCTTCTCCAGCTGCCCAAGCCCCAGGGCGGCCTGCAAATCCATCATATTGTATTTGAAGCCGGCCTCGGTCACGAGGTAATGCCTGTAGCCTTCATCGCCAAAACGCTTCCAGGCGTCGCTGGACATGCCGTGCAGGGCCAACACCTTGAGCCGGGCGGCATGCTCCGGATTCCGGGCCAGGATCAGGCCGCCTTCCCCGGTGATGACATTCTTTGTCACGTAAAAGCTGAAACAGCCAAAGTCTCCAAAACACCCTGCCTTGCGGCCATGGTATTCGGTCTCGATGGCATGGGCGCAGTCCTCGACGAGGGCCAGCCCACGCTCCTCGGCCAAGACGCAAAGGGAGTCCATGTCACAGGCGCGACCAGCGAAATGCACGGGAAGAATAGCCTTGGTACGGGGGCTGATCCGGAGGCGGACCTGCTCGGGATCAATGTTCATGGTGCGCGGGTTCACATCGGCCAAAACAGGCGTGGCCCCGGCGTGGATGATGGCATTGACCGAGGCGCAAAAGGTCAGGGGCGTGGTGATGACCTCGTCACCGGGGCCAATCCCGGCGGCCAAAATGCTCAGATGCAAGGCCGCCGTGCAGGAATTGACGGCCACGGCATGCGTGGCGCCCTTGTACGCGGCAAAACGCCGCTCGAATTCGGCCACGCGCGGGCCGGTGCCGATCCAGCCGCTGCGCAGACAGGCCACGACCTCGTCGATTTCATCTTCCTCGATCCTGGGTGAGCCAAAAACCAAGAAATTTTCCCGCATGTTCTTCTCCCTGAAAAAAGCGCTTCGGCCCGGCGTGGACGTTGACGTGATTAATCTTTATAGATTTCCAATCCGCGAGACGGCCCCAGGGCTATCTCAACGCCCCCACCATGACAAGGAGGATTCATGACCGGAAAATCCATCACGCTATACGCCCTGAGCACGTGTATTCATTGCAAAAAGACCAAGGAATACCTCGACGATTGCGGCGCCAAGTACGACTGTGTTTTCGTGGACAAGCTCGAAGGCGAGGAGCGCAAGCAAATCATCGAGGCCATCAAGAAGATCAACCCCAAACTGTCCTTCCCGACCCTGCTCGTTAATGAGGAAACCATCGTCGGTTTCAAGCAGGACCAGATCAAGGACGCCCTGGAGAGATCATGACCCCGGAAGAATTATACGGCAAACTACGTCCCCTGCAGGAAGCCAAGGGCTACTATTTCAACAAGGACAAACAATTTGTCCTGGATCTGCTGGAAAGTCTGCTCATCAACCGCGATCGCTACGGCTACATGGCCTGTCCCTGTCGGCTGGCCTCGGGCAAGCGCGATCTGGATCAGGACATCTTTTGCCCATGCACCTACCGCGAGGCGGACGTGCGAGAATTCGGCGCCTGCTATTGCGGCCTGTACGTTTCCAAGGAATGGAACGACGACACAATTCCGCACGATGTGGTGCCCGAGCGCCGCGATCCGGAAAAACTTCTGGCCGGTCTTCTTTTCGAAGAATGATTGACAAGGGCCGACGCGCTTTTCTATGCGCGAGCCCCGGAGCATGCCATGCGAGAACAGGTGGAAAAAGCCCTGGAATCGGTGCGTCCCATCCTACGCGCCGATGGCGGTGATGTGGAACTGGTGGACATTTTAAAAAACGGCATCGTGCAAGTCCGACTGACCGGCGCCTGCCACGGCTGCCCCATGTCCCAGATGACGCTCAAAAGCAGCATCGAACGCGCCGTCAAACGGATGGTCCCCGGCGTCAAGGCCGTGGAGGCCGTGTAACCTTATCCCGATTTTCAGAGCGGCCCGGCCGCTCTCTTCTTTTTGGAGCAGCAATGACCACAATCGTGACCCGTTTTCCTCCAAGCCCGACGGGCTATCTGCACATCGGCGGAGCCCGCACCGCGCTCTTCAACTACCTCTACGCCCGCCAAAACGGCGGCAAGTTCATCCTGCGCATCGAGGACACGGATCAGGCCCGCTCGACCCAGGACATGACCGACGCCATCATCGACGCCATGCACTGGCTGGGTCTGGATTTCGACGAAGGCCCGTACTTCCAAAGCGAACGCAACGACCTGTACAACAGTTATGTGGACAAGCTTCTGGAAACGGGCAAGGCCTATTACTGTTCCTGCACACCCGAAGAAGTGGAGGCCATGCGCGAAGCAGCCCGCACGGCCGGCCTCAAGCCCAAATACAACGGCAAGTGCCGCGAGATGGGCCTGGGCCCCGGACCGGGCCGGGTGGTCCGCTTCAAAACCCCGCTGACCGGAAAAGTGGTCTTTGACGACCTCATCAAGGGCCCCATCGCCTGGGACGTGCAGGAAATGGACGACTTCGTCATCCGCCGCGCCGACGGCTCGCCCATCTATCAGATGGCCGTGGTCGTGGACGACGCGGTCATGGGCGTGACCCACGTCATCCGGGGCGACGACCACCAGAACAACACGCCCAAGCAAATCCTCATTTATGAGGCCCTGGGCTTTCCCCTGCCCAAATTCGGCCACGTGCCCATGATCCTGGGACCGGACAAAAAGAAAATGAGCAAGCGCCACGGCGCGACTTCGGTCATGATGTACAAGGACATGGGCTACCTGCCCGAGGCCATGCTCAGCTATCTGGTCCGCCTGGGATGGTCCCACGGCGACGACGAACTTTTCACCATGGCCGAACTCCTGGAAAAATTCTCCTTGTCCGGCCTGGGCAAATCCGCCTCGGTCTTTGACATGGACAAGCTCAACTGGACCAACAGTCATTTCATCAAAACCGGCGACGTGCCTCGCTTGGCCGCGCTGCTGGAAGAGCTCATCCGATCCGGAACGAATTTCGAGCCGGCGCGGGACTATCTGGAAGCCATCGTACCCCTGTATCAGCCCCGCGCCAAAACCTTGAAGGAAATGGCCGAGCAGGCCGCTTTTTTCCTGCACGACGCGGCCAGCCTGCCCTATGACCAGACAGCCGTGGCCAAATTCCTGACGCCCGAAATCAAAGAGCACCTCCGCGTCCTGACAGAACGCATGGCGTCCCTGCCGTCCTTTGACCAGAAGAGCCTGGAGGACATGGCCGCCGCCTATCTGGAAGAAACCGGACTCAAGTTCAAGGCCCTGGCCCAGCCCATCCGCGTGGCCATCACCGGCTCGACCATGAGTCCCGGCCTGTTCGAAACCATGGACGTCCTGGGGCGCGAGCGCACCCTGGCCCGCTTCGCGAAAGCGCTGACCCTCTAGCATCCGGCCCGGCTCGACCGGGCCTTTTCATGTACGCCTACCAAAAAGACCATATTTACACAGTCCAGGTTGCCGACGGCCTGGAAGAACTCCTCCAGACCGAACTGGAGGAACTCGGAGGCACGGACTGCGCCAGAGGCTTTCGCTTCGTGCGCTTCCACGCCGATCATGGCAGCCTGTACCGGGTCGTGCACCGTTCCCGACTGGCCACCAGGGTCTTGGCGCCCCTGGCCCACTTCGCGTGCACCTCGGACCAGGCATTGTACGCAAGCGGCCGGGACATCCGTTGGAGCGATTTTCTGCGGCCCGACCAAACCTTCGCCATTTTCGCCAATGTCTCGGCCAGCGCCATCGGCCATTCGCAATACGCGGCCCTGAAGCTCAAGGACGCCGTGGCCGACTGGTTCCGCGACCATGGCGGCCGCAGGCCAAACGTCGATCCCAGAAATCCGGACCTGTGGCTGCACCTGCACATCCACGAAAACAAGGCGACCATCAGCCTGGATGTTTCCGGCGGTTCGTTGCATCGACGCGGCTACCGGACCCAAAGCGTGGACGCGCCCATGCAGGAGACCGTGGCTGCGGCCATTGTCCGCATGAGCGGTTGGGATGGCCAGTCGGCCTTGGTGGACCCCCTGTGCGGATCGGGCACCATCCTGTGCGAGGCCCTCATGGCCGGGGCGGATATTCCGGCCGCGTTTCTGCGCCAGCGTTTCGGTTTCGAACACCTCCCGGATTTCAGTGCCCAGCTGTGGGCCCGTGTCCGCCAGGAATGCGCACCAAAATCCGACATTCCACCCCTGCGTGGCGGCGACATCGACCCGCGCGCGGTGGAGGCAACCCGCGTCAACCTGGCCAACCTGCCGGGCGGCGACGAGGTGGTCATCGGACGCCGGGATTTTTTCGACAGAGACGATCTCGCGGGCACGACCATACTCTGCAACCCACCCTATGGGCTGCGCCTGGGCAAAAATGACGATATGGCGGCCTGGTTCAAACGCTTCGGGGATCATCTCAAACGCCGTTGCGCAGGTTCCACGGCCTATGTCTATTTCGGTGACCGTACCTGGCTCAAATCCATCGGGCTGCGACCCGAATGGAAAAAACCATTAAAAAACGGAGGGCTGGACGGTCGGCTGGCCAAATTTGGTCTGTATTGATTCTTTCAAATCCTCTACGACCCGACTGAGTTCTCCATCCCTGTTGACAGAGCGCTTTCATTGATTCAGCGTAATGCCAAACCCGCCCATTTCCGCCACCGCCGGCGAGGCGGCGCGGGAATCGGATCAACGTCATATCCATCAAGGAGGCTTGTATGATCTTCGTGCTCCCGGATCTTCCCTACGCCAAGGATGCCTTAAGCCCGTGTATCAGCGCCAAGACGTTCGATTTCCACCATGGCAAACACCACCAGCTCTACATCGACAACACCAACAAGCTGATCGCGGGCACGGACCTTGACGGCAAAACCCTGCGGGACATCATCGCCGCCACGGCCGGCGATCCTGCCCGAACCGCCATTTTCAACAACGCGGCCCAAAGCTGGAATCACTCTTTTTATTGGCGATGCATGAAACCAGGGGGAGGCGGAGCCCCCACGGGAGCCATCGCGGAAGCCATTGCCCAGACTTTTGGCAGCCATGAAAATTTTTCCAAAGCCTTCAAGGAAGCGGGTATGACACAGTTTGGCAGCGGTTGGGCCTGGCTGGTGGAAAAAAACGGCAAGCTGGAAATCATGAAAACCGGAAACGCGGATACGCCCATGGCTCACGGGGCCAAGGCACTTCTCACAGTCGACGTTTGGGAGCACGCCTATTATCTGGATTACCAAAACCGCAGGGCCGACTATCTCCAGGATTTCCTGGACCGGTTGGTTAACTGGGAATTCGTCAACCACACCCTAAAAAAATAATCCGGCGGACAACAAAAAAGGCGATTCTCGGATCGCCTTTTTTGTTGAAAAAAATCAGAACGTGGAAACTAGTTGGCAACCGGCTTGGTCACGGCGCCAGAACGGATGCACTGGGTGCAAACCTTGAGCCGCTTCACTTCGCCAGACTGGAGCTGAACGCGCACGGACTGCAGATTGGGCATGAAGCGCCGCTTGTTCTTGTTGTTGGCATGGCTGACATTGTTGCCAACCTGGGGCCCTTTTCCACAAATATCACATACCTTTGACATAGTGTCCTCCTAAGTAGTGCTAAAATATCTCAGCTGTCATGGCCTGGCAGCTCCGAGACCTTCCTGCCGGCCATGAGCATGGTTTGCCGCCAGAGGAATTCGCGTTTATATAGCTCGCCCCAACTAATGGCAAGCAAAAATCCTTGACAAGGGAAAATCGCCAACTATACACATTCGCTTTCGAGGTGGACATGGTAGAACACTGGATCACGTTAACAAACATCCCGACGCTCGGTCGGGAATTTTCTTTTGATGACCAGGAAATGTGGCGCGCCCTGTGGCGGGAGTTCCGTTTTGAGGCGGAAATCCTCGTCCCGTTCGCGGCCGTCCTGACCATCGTCCCCCAGTCCAGCGGCTTCCTGATTCAGGGACGCTTGACCGGCTCTTTCGTCACGGCCTGCCACCGCTGTTCCGAAGACGCCCGCGTGGATCTCGATCACGCTTTCGATCTGTTCGAAGCGCATGAGGACGTCGACAATATCGACGAGGGATCCCACTTGCGCGGCTCCGAGGGGAGCTGGGAACTGAACGTCGCGGCCCTGCTCTGGGAGGAATTCCTCCTGGCCGTGCCGGAAAAAATTCTTTGCTCCGAAAATTGTTTGGGGCTATGCCCGCACTGCGGAAAAAACAGGAACCTGGACCCGTGTACCTGCGACGCCACGGAGAACCAATCTCCCTTGGCGCAGGCATTGCGGAGCGTTCACATCAAAACCAACTAGAGTCCTTTTGCCATAGAGGTATCATCATGCCATTGCCCAAGAAGAAAACATCCAAGTCCAGAAGAAACATGCGCCGGTCCCATGACCACGTCGCCATTCCCAACGTCGTTTACTGCGAATGCGGCGAAGCCACTCTGTCCCACTGCATCTGCCCCAGTTGCGGCAAATACAAGGGACGTCAGTACACCAAGGGCGCAGATGCCTAAAGACATCTGCCTCGCCGTGGACGCCATGGGGGGAGATTTCGGCCCGGAAGTCAACGTTCCGGGCTCTCTCGCAGCGGCCCGCGAGACCGGTGCCAAAATCATCCTGGTGGGCGACGAGCCATCTCTGCGGTCGGAGCTGAACAAGCATGTCCATCGGGACGTGGAGCTTGAAATCATCCACACGACCCAAATCGCGGGCATGGCCGAGAAACCTTCCGACATCCTGCGCCGCAAGAAGGACAGTTCGATCCAGGTTGCGTTCCGACTGGTGCGCGAAGGTCGCGCCCATGGCGTCGTGACCGCCGGAAATTCCGGGGCGGCCCTGGCCTGCGGTATGTTCATTTTGGGCCGCATCAATGGCGTGGACCGCCCTGCCCTGGCTTCCATCCTGCCGACGCTCAAAAAGCCCGTCGTGCTCATCGATGTCGGCGCCAACGCCGAGTGCAAGCCCTACAACCTAGTCCAGTTTGGCCTCATGGCCGAGGTCCTGGCCCGGCATGTCCTGGATATTCCCTGCCCCCGGGTAGGGATTTTGAGTATCGGCGAGGAAGAAGGCAAGGGCAACACCCTGACCAAGGAAGCCTACAAGCTGCTGAAAAGTTCGTCTCTCAATTTCGTTGGCAACGTCGAGGGTCGCGACGTTTTCGCCGGCGAAACCGACGTCATTGTTTGCGACGGGTTCGTTGGCAACGTGGCTCTCAAGCTCAGCGAAGGTTTGGGGTCCGCCCTGGCCACCATGCTCAAGACGGAACTCAAAAAATCCATCTGGTCCCGCCTGGGCACGCTCATCGCTCTACCCGCGTTCAAACGTTTCGGAAAAAAAATCGACTACGCCGAATACGGCGGCGCGCCCATCCTTGGCCTGAACGGTATCGCCATCGTCTGCCATGGGGCGTCCAATGCCCGCGCCATCACCACCGCCCTGGAACAGGCGGCCATCTTTGTTGAAAAAAAGGCCAACGAACAACTGATCGCCGGCCTGCACGCCAACACGGAATTGAGTCTTTTTTCGCGCACCGGGCAGTCGCCCACGCTCCGGCAGGAGGCTTCGGCCTAGGGTCGAATCCCACCGCGCGTCATTTGCCCACGAGGAATCACATGTCTCTACAGTGTCACATCGCCGGCCTGGGTTTGTATTTGCCGCGGACCGTCGTCACCAACGCGGATCTCGAGCGCATGGTCGACACGACCGACGAATGGATCCGCACCAGATCCGGCATCCTTACCCGACATTTTTCCCAGGATGACGAGCCCTGTTCGATCCTGGCCTTCAAGGCCGCCGAAGCGGCCCTGGCCGACGCGGGCATGGTGCCCGGGGATCTGACCCATATTTTCGTGGGCACGTTTTCCGGGGACTACAATCTCCCCTCCACGGCCTGTCTGCTGCAAAATCATTTGGGCCTGCGCGGCATTCCTTCCTTTGATTTGGCCGCGGCCTGCTCCGGCTTTTTGTACGGACTGGAAACAGCACGGGCGTACGCCCAGCTCCACCCGGACTGCAAAATTCTTGTCGTCGGCAGCGAAATGACCACGGCCCGCGTCAATTTTCAGGACCGCACCACCTGCGTGCTTTTTGGAGACGGCGCCGGCGCGGCCATTATCACCGGGGCCGAACATCCGACTTCGGTCCAGGTGGTTGATTGCCTGCTCAAGGCGGATGGCTCCCTGGGCGACCTGCTCACGGTCCACGGCGGAGGATCGGTCTGCAAGCCCGTGCTGGGTCAGGCCATCGGCGAGGAATACTTCATCCAGATGAACGGTCGCGACGTGTTCAAACACGCGGTGCGGTTCATGTCCGACATCTCCTCGACCCTGCTGGAACGCAATGGCCTCGAAACATCCGCCATCGACCTGTTCATCCCCCACCAGGCCAACATCCGCATCATCGAGGCCATCGCCAAGAAACTCGATGTCGGCATGGACAGGTTCTACGTCAACGTGGACAGAATCGGCAACACATCCGCGGCATCGGTACCCATTGCCCTGGCCGAGGCACGGGCCACGGGTCGCATCCAACCGGGGATGAAAGTGCTCCTGGCCGCCTTTGGAGGCGGCTTCACATGGGGCTCGGCCCTGTTGCAATTCTGAGGGTGATTGCGTAACCAAGCAGCTCCCATTTTCCAACCATGCATGGCGAGGTGATCATGAGCGAACTGACCAGGACCGCCCTGGTAACCGGCGGCACCAGAGGGATCGGCAAGGCCATTGTAAAAAAACTTGCAGGCCTGGGGTACCAGGTTTATTTCACCTTCGTCAGTCGTCCAGAGCTGGCGGAGTCCCTGTGCGCCGACATCGCGGCCACGGGTGGCCATGCCATGGGCTTCCAACTTGACGCCAGTGACTGGGACGCCGTGGCCCATTTTTTTTCCGAACAGATCAAGGACAAGGTCCATCTCTCGGTGTTGGTCAACAACGCCGGGATCACCAAGGACGGGCTTTTGGTCCGCATGAAGCGCGAACACTGGGAGCAGGTGCTGACCGTCAACCTGACCGGGGCCTTTGTCTGTCTGCAACAGGCCGCCAAGATCATGGTCAAGCAGCGGGCCGGTCGCATCGTCAATATCAGCTCCGTGGTTGGACAAACCGGCAATGCCGGCCAGATCAACTACTGCGCGTCCAAGGCGGGCATGATCGGCATGACCAAGGCGGCCGCCCAGGAACTGGCCTCGCGTGGCATCACCGTCAACGCCATCGCCCCGGGTTTCATCGAAACCGACATGACCGAAACACTTCCCCAGGAGGTACGCGCCAAATACCTCGAACGGATCCCCCTGGGCAGCCTCGGTTCGGCCGAAAACATCGCCGATGCCGTGGCCTATCTCGCATCCGACCAGGCGTCCTACATCACTGGTCAGGTGCTCGGAATCAACGGCGGCCTGTCCATGTAGCCGGATTCCATCCCATCACGCATACACACACTTTGGAGGAACAACATGTCTATTGAACAAAAAGTTAAAGAACTGGTGGTCGAACAGCTGGGCGTTTCCCCCGACGAGGTCAAGCCGGAATCCTCCTTCGTGGAGGCCCTGGGCGCCGACTCCCTGGACCTGACCGAGCTGATCATGGCCATGGAGGAAGAATTCGACATCGAAATCGATGACGAGGACGCCCAGAAAATCGCCACGGTTCAGGACGCCATCAACTACATCAAGGCGAATTCCTAGCCCTGTTTCGCGCGAGTCACAGCACGGTACCTCGCGCAGGCCAGGTACCGTTTTTTTCATGCATAGCCGTTCGCATCCCCGCGGACGACATTTCACGGGAAGATCATGATTGGAAAACGCGTTGTCGTGACCGGACTTTCGGCCCTGACTCCCATTGGCAACACCGTTCAGGAAAGTTGGGACAATCTCGTTGCCGGCGTGTGTGGCATTGGCCCCATCACGCTTTTCGACTGCTCGGCCTTTGAAACCCGCATCGCCGGCGAACTTAAAAATTTCGACCCAACCGCGTACATGGGCGCCAAGGATGCCAAGCGGATGGATCGCTTTATCCAAATCGCCGTGGCCGCTGGCAAACAGCTCATGGACAGCTGCGGTCTGGGCATCACCGAGGACAACGCCGCCGACGTGGGTATCATTCTTGGCTGCGGCCTTGGCGGGTTATCCACCATCGAGGAGTTCCATTCCAAG
The sequence above is a segment of the Deltaproteobacteria bacterium genome. Coding sequences within it:
- a CDS encoding monofunctional biosynthetic peptidoglycan transglycosylase translates to MARTPSPRSSSPRRVARRSLATRAVTWSRRAARMAAYVVLATAILILALRWAPPPTSMFMLIRHAERLLATKPGPPILYTWTARTDIPTHVALAVVAAEDQNFPRHFGFDLTAIARAVKYNETHDRMRGASTITQQTVKNLFLWPGRSLVRKGFEAVLTLAVEVVWPKARILEIYLNVAEFGDGTYGVGAAAKRYFGKTPQKLSRREAAVLASVLPSPRRLHAKQPSSYVNSRAKWVQTQMRQLGQKHITWP
- the rarD gene encoding EamA family transporter RarD — protein: MNTGILAAIGAYASWGLLPVYWKLLAHVPTLQLLGHRIVWSFVVLALFLAVKKRLRALRHSLSPAVWRIYIAASLLIGVNWCVYVWSVNAGYIVETSLGYFINPLLSVLLGMVFLRERLRRLQWIPLMLAASGVLYLTWSHGKPPWIALCLAVTFSLYGLVKKKAPLGAFEGLTLETGLLLPPALTWLGLCAARGTGSFTQAGLESDLLLVGAGLVTTGPLVLFASAAQRIPLNMIGILQYIAPSIQFLIGVLVYGEAFTHTQMIGFGAVWTAIVLFLLERWWAGRNSRLVV
- a CDS encoding DegT/DnrJ/EryC1/StrS family aminotransferase, whose product is MRENFLVFGSPRIEEDEIDEVVACLRSGWIGTGPRVAEFERRFAAYKGATHAVAVNSCTAALHLSILAAGIGPGDEVITTPLTFCASVNAIIHAGATPVLADVNPRTMNIDPEQVRLRISPRTKAILPVHFAGRACDMDSLCVLAEERGLALVEDCAHAIETEYHGRKAGCFGDFGCFSFYVTKNVITGEGGLILARNPEHAARLKVLALHGMSSDAWKRFGDEGYRHYLVTEAGFKYNMMDLQAALGLGQLEKVERHWRRRREIWDRYMTALAGLPLTLPAPVEPDTRHAFHLFNILVDEQRAGVSRDAFLTAMTAQKIGVGVHYLSLPEHPFYQTRFGWNPDEYPRARDIGRQTVSLPLSAKLSDEDVGDVIRAVTEILG
- a CDS encoding glutaredoxin family protein → MTGKSITLYALSTCIHCKKTKEYLDDCGAKYDCVFVDKLEGEERKQIIEAIKKINPKLSFPTLLVNEETIVGFKQDQIKDALERS
- a CDS encoding ferredoxin:thioredoxin reductase, with the protein product MTPEELYGKLRPLQEAKGYYFNKDKQFVLDLLESLLINRDRYGYMACPCRLASGKRDLDQDIFCPCTYREADVREFGACYCGLYVSKEWNDDTIPHDVVPERRDPEKLLAGLLFEE
- a CDS encoding NifU family protein yields the protein MREQVEKALESVRPILRADGGDVELVDILKNGIVQVRLTGACHGCPMSQMTLKSSIERAVKRMVPGVKAVEAV
- a CDS encoding glutamate--tRNA ligase translates to MTTIVTRFPPSPTGYLHIGGARTALFNYLYARQNGGKFILRIEDTDQARSTQDMTDAIIDAMHWLGLDFDEGPYFQSERNDLYNSYVDKLLETGKAYYCSCTPEEVEAMREAARTAGLKPKYNGKCREMGLGPGPGRVVRFKTPLTGKVVFDDLIKGPIAWDVQEMDDFVIRRADGSPIYQMAVVVDDAVMGVTHVIRGDDHQNNTPKQILIYEALGFPLPKFGHVPMILGPDKKKMSKRHGATSVMMYKDMGYLPEAMLSYLVRLGWSHGDDELFTMAELLEKFSLSGLGKSASVFDMDKLNWTNSHFIKTGDVPRLAALLEELIRSGTNFEPARDYLEAIVPLYQPRAKTLKEMAEQAAFFLHDAASLPYDQTAVAKFLTPEIKEHLRVLTERMASLPSFDQKSLEDMAAAYLEETGLKFKALAQPIRVAITGSTMSPGLFETMDVLGRERTLARFAKALTL
- a CDS encoding class I SAM-dependent RNA methyltransferase, producing MYAYQKDHIYTVQVADGLEELLQTELEELGGTDCARGFRFVRFHADHGSLYRVVHRSRLATRVLAPLAHFACTSDQALYASGRDIRWSDFLRPDQTFAIFANVSASAIGHSQYAALKLKDAVADWFRDHGGRRPNVDPRNPDLWLHLHIHENKATISLDVSGGSLHRRGYRTQSVDAPMQETVAAAIVRMSGWDGQSALVDPLCGSGTILCEALMAGADIPAAFLRQRFGFEHLPDFSAQLWARVRQECAPKSDIPPLRGGDIDPRAVEATRVNLANLPGGDEVVIGRRDFFDRDDLAGTTILCNPPYGLRLGKNDDMAAWFKRFGDHLKRRCAGSTAYVYFGDRTWLKSIGLRPEWKKPLKNGGLDGRLAKFGLY
- a CDS encoding superoxide dismutase translates to MIFVLPDLPYAKDALSPCISAKTFDFHHGKHHQLYIDNTNKLIAGTDLDGKTLRDIIAATAGDPARTAIFNNAAQSWNHSFYWRCMKPGGGGAPTGAIAEAIAQTFGSHENFSKAFKEAGMTQFGSGWAWLVEKNGKLEIMKTGNADTPMAHGAKALLTVDVWEHAYYLDYQNRRADYLQDFLDRLVNWEFVNHTLKK
- the rpmB gene encoding 50S ribosomal protein L28, with amino-acid sequence MSKVCDICGKGPQVGNNVSHANNKNKRRFMPNLQSVRVQLQSGEVKRLKVCTQCIRSGAVTKPVAN
- a CDS encoding DUF177 domain-containing protein: MVEHWITLTNIPTLGREFSFDDQEMWRALWREFRFEAEILVPFAAVLTIVPQSSGFLIQGRLTGSFVTACHRCSEDARVDLDHAFDLFEAHEDVDNIDEGSHLRGSEGSWELNVAALLWEEFLLAVPEKILCSENCLGLCPHCGKNRNLDPCTCDATENQSPLAQALRSVHIKTN